The Leptospira hartskeerlii genome contains a region encoding:
- a CDS encoding metallophosphoesterase — MIFDSSDKRIAVVGDIHGFWTWVDTEYFSKSNYDSVIFTGDLGNNRPGNTNKIAQLVSKVLKPKYIILGNHDTTSIPQLLMEITNATPNMGYLSHTFHLLRYKKLLKDLGDSHICQYNLFEAGQGLSILGARPLSMGARFNFQVFLKSVFGISSYEESEKKLNELIHGIDFQKRDLIILAHNGPSGLGARAHDIWGCDFKSEEGDFGDKDLGDFIRKLADQDKRPKVVIAGHMHHSSRKLKVKTRIWKRKEEGILYLNPARVPRIFSDKEGNIWHHHVELIRKNGIWDAEAKYLKNGVEEIFPLPEFIEREKNRIEIKG, encoded by the coding sequence TTGATATTTGATTCTTCTGACAAGCGTATTGCAGTAGTGGGCGATATACATGGATTCTGGACCTGGGTCGATACTGAGTATTTTTCCAAAAGTAATTATGATTCTGTGATATTCACCGGAGACCTTGGGAATAATCGGCCGGGGAACACAAATAAGATCGCCCAATTAGTCTCTAAAGTTCTGAAGCCAAAGTATATCATTTTAGGAAATCATGATACTACTTCTATTCCTCAGTTACTTATGGAAATCACCAATGCTACACCTAATATGGGCTACTTAAGTCATACATTTCATCTGCTTCGATACAAAAAGCTGCTCAAAGATCTGGGTGATTCTCACATTTGCCAATATAATCTTTTCGAGGCCGGGCAGGGGCTTTCTATTTTGGGGGCCAGACCTCTTTCTATGGGAGCTCGGTTTAATTTTCAGGTATTTCTCAAATCTGTATTTGGAATTTCTTCCTATGAAGAATCGGAGAAAAAACTGAATGAATTGATCCATGGCATTGACTTCCAAAAGCGAGATCTGATCATTCTTGCTCATAACGGCCCTTCCGGTTTAGGAGCTAGGGCTCACGATATTTGGGGTTGCGATTTTAAGAGCGAAGAAGGGGACTTCGGTGATAAGGACCTAGGCGATTTTATCCGAAAACTTGCGGACCAAGACAAAAGGCCCAAGGTCGTGATCGCAGGGCATATGCATCATTCTTCCAGAAAATTAAAAGTTAAGACTAGGATTTGGAAAAGAAAAGAAGAAGGTATATTATATCTAAATCCAGCTCGAGTCCCACGCATCTTTTCAGATAAAGAAGGAAATATCTGGCATCATCATGTGGAGCTGATCCGAAAAAATGGGATTTGGGATGCGGAAGCGAAATATTTGAAGAATGGAGTGGAGGAAATTTTTCCCCTCCCTGAGTTTATAGAGAGGGAGAAAAATCGGATAGAAATAAAAGGCTGA
- the ilvN gene encoding acetolactate synthase small subunit: MKHILKILVNNHPGVMSHVSGLFTRRSYNIDSIAVGVTQDPEISNMVIVVKGDDSVVEQVKRQLLKLPDVIEVEDLAYHDCISRELVLVVVKVEDSNRTEIISICEVFQAKIADLTKTTMTVEFSGNTRQVEHFLEMMQKYGIQEIARTGQIALKYRST; encoded by the coding sequence ATGAAACATATACTGAAAATTTTGGTAAACAATCATCCAGGTGTGATGAGCCATGTGTCCGGTCTATTTACCAGAAGAAGTTATAATATAGATTCTATCGCGGTAGGTGTTACCCAGGATCCTGAAATTTCGAATATGGTGATCGTAGTTAAAGGAGATGATTCAGTAGTTGAACAGGTAAAACGCCAACTTCTAAAATTACCTGACGTGATCGAGGTAGAGGATCTCGCCTATCATGACTGTATCAGCAGAGAGCTCGTGCTTGTTGTTGTAAAAGTAGAAGATTCCAACCGAACTGAGATCATTTCTATTTGCGAAGTATTCCAGGCAAAGATCGCTGACTTGACCAAGACTACAATGACTGTCGAGTTTTCCGGAAACACCAGACAGGTGGAACATTTTCTGGAAATGATGCAGAAGTATGGGATCCAAGAAATCGCGCGTACCGGCCAGATTGCTTTAAAATACAGATCTACCTGA
- the ilvB gene encoding biosynthetic-type acetolactate synthase large subunit: protein MPKTEAKISGARLMVELLEEYGVDIVFGYPGGAILPFYDELYKSTKIKHILVRHEQGAIHMAEGYARSTGKLGVCIATSGPGATNLVTGLTDAKLDSVPILAITGQVATNAIGTDAFQEADIYGITIPITKYNALIKSADDIARHFQEATLVALGGRPGPVLLDFPKDVQTELTSVRKVDKLKIDSRHYQKPPIGGDLDSFAAALNKAKRPLLYVGGGAINANASKEIKELAEKGNIPVTTTLMGIGAFPGTHQLSVGMLGMHGTAYANKAVLECDYILNLGARFDDRVAKPGEFAENAIRAHIDIDTAEFNKRVSVDYLLHGDLKEVLKALIPKVNKVDRPEWVGFLDTLKKNHPLEFDDSTDTIKPQGFLQKLYEKSKGKAIVSTDVGQHQMWAAQYFLFEEANRWLTSGGLGTMGYGLPAAIGAKFGNPNKTVICVSGDGSIQMNIQELATIAMYKKGVKILIFNNNFLGMVRQWQELFYEERFSESEWNYNPDFVKLGEAYSIKGLRISNKSEIDKALEFFLEDDDARILEVMIPAEEKVFPMIPAGKSQKDMIEFSDTVRAGKK, encoded by the coding sequence ATGCCGAAAACCGAAGCAAAAATCTCCGGTGCCCGTTTGATGGTCGAACTCCTGGAAGAATATGGAGTGGATATCGTCTTCGGATATCCAGGCGGAGCAATTCTGCCATTTTACGACGAATTATATAAAAGTACTAAAATAAAACATATCCTTGTCCGCCATGAACAAGGCGCGATCCACATGGCAGAAGGGTATGCACGTTCTACAGGTAAGCTTGGAGTTTGTATCGCTACTTCCGGTCCGGGTGCTACGAACCTTGTGACCGGACTTACTGATGCAAAACTAGACTCGGTTCCTATACTTGCAATTACTGGGCAAGTCGCGACCAACGCAATTGGAACAGATGCCTTCCAAGAAGCGGATATTTATGGGATCACAATTCCTATCACAAAGTATAATGCACTTATCAAGTCTGCGGATGATATCGCTAGACATTTCCAAGAGGCGACCTTAGTCGCTTTAGGTGGAAGACCCGGTCCTGTTCTTTTGGATTTTCCTAAAGATGTTCAGACTGAACTTACTTCCGTTCGTAAAGTGGATAAACTTAAAATAGATTCTAGACATTATCAAAAACCTCCGATCGGAGGAGATCTGGATTCTTTCGCGGCGGCATTAAATAAAGCTAAACGTCCTCTTCTTTATGTGGGAGGAGGAGCGATCAATGCGAATGCTTCCAAAGAGATTAAGGAGCTTGCGGAGAAGGGAAATATCCCTGTCACCACAACTCTTATGGGGATCGGAGCATTTCCTGGCACTCACCAACTTTCAGTCGGGATGCTCGGGATGCACGGAACAGCTTATGCTAACAAGGCTGTATTAGAATGTGATTATATTCTAAACTTGGGTGCTAGGTTCGACGATCGAGTCGCTAAACCTGGAGAATTTGCGGAGAATGCTATACGTGCTCATATAGATATAGACACGGCAGAGTTCAACAAAAGGGTTTCCGTAGATTATCTTTTGCATGGAGACTTGAAAGAAGTTTTAAAGGCTCTTATTCCAAAAGTGAATAAGGTAGATCGTCCTGAGTGGGTCGGATTCTTAGATACATTAAAGAAGAACCATCCATTAGAATTTGATGATTCTACGGATACAATCAAGCCTCAAGGATTCTTACAGAAATTATACGAAAAGAGTAAGGGAAAGGCAATTGTTTCCACAGACGTGGGACAACACCAGATGTGGGCCGCTCAGTATTTTCTTTTTGAAGAAGCAAATCGTTGGCTGACTTCAGGCGGATTGGGTACAATGGGTTACGGTCTTCCAGCAGCGATTGGAGCTAAATTCGGAAATCCTAATAAAACAGTGATCTGTGTTTCAGGCGACGGTTCCATCCAGATGAATATCCAGGAATTGGCAACTATCGCGATGTATAAGAAGGGTGTAAAGATCCTGATCTTTAATAATAATTTCTTGGGGATGGTCCGCCAATGGCAGGAATTATTCTACGAGGAAAGATTCTCAGAGTCTGAATGGAATTATAATCCGGATTTCGTAAAATTGGGAGAGGCTTATTCCATAAAAGGATTAAGGATTTCTAATAAATCTGAAATTGACAAGGCGCTGGAATTTTTCTTAGAAGATGACGATGCAAGGATCCTAGAAGTGATGATCCCTGCGGAAGAGAAAGTATTCCCTATGATCCCTGCGGGCAAATCCCAAAAAGACATGATCGAATTTTCCGACACAGTTCGGGCCGGTAAAAAATGA
- a CDS encoding tetratricopeptide repeat protein — protein MNEPIEKPQAGKEEEDSNFAQIKSLAKEAYRFLDSRQWDKAESKLKELLAKEPSNTYGLVGMGDLHFKRKEFRQALDFYNRCIKEDSSNKFSLMGLMNCYREMNLLNRVIEVAEEYRHITITDASILSRVADAHRKLKNFKESEVYYMQALQINPKDQYVIVGLGHLFFACQRYKDAISWWEKLLVIQPDNIKILTEIGNSYRKIKDFDEAIRYYRRAADLDQRNFFALYGLAESYRGKKDFRKANEFWERILEFDPDNKLIINRYADSLRGMGEFDKALECFNRILSEGEDYFALLGKASSLKMKGARDKAEEIYVDLHKKFPMDPRPVVELSELYSDLGKRDEALKLLNDFHKKQPLNEEVKQKLDSFSE, from the coding sequence ATGAACGAGCCTATTGAAAAACCCCAAGCAGGAAAGGAAGAAGAAGATTCAAATTTTGCTCAGATCAAAAGTTTAGCAAAAGAAGCCTACCGTTTTCTGGATAGCAGACAATGGGACAAGGCCGAATCTAAATTGAAGGAACTTCTGGCTAAGGAACCTAGCAATACCTACGGTTTAGTCGGAATGGGAGACCTTCATTTCAAACGAAAGGAATTCAGACAGGCTCTGGATTTTTATAACAGATGTATCAAAGAAGATTCATCCAATAAGTTCTCCTTAATGGGACTTATGAACTGCTATAGAGAGATGAACCTACTCAATCGGGTCATCGAAGTAGCTGAAGAATATAGACATATTACTATCACTGACGCATCCATCTTAAGTAGAGTTGCGGACGCACATAGAAAACTCAAAAACTTCAAAGAATCAGAAGTATATTATATGCAAGCACTGCAGATCAATCCTAAGGATCAGTATGTGATCGTAGGCTTGGGGCATTTATTCTTTGCCTGCCAAAGATACAAAGACGCAATCAGCTGGTGGGAAAAACTTCTAGTCATCCAACCGGATAATATCAAGATCTTAACTGAGATCGGTAATAGTTATCGCAAGATCAAAGACTTTGACGAGGCGATCCGTTATTATCGCAGAGCTGCGGATCTGGATCAAAGGAACTTCTTTGCTCTGTACGGTTTAGCAGAATCTTATCGTGGTAAAAAAGATTTCCGTAAAGCAAACGAGTTCTGGGAAAGAATTCTGGAATTTGATCCGGATAATAAACTGATCATCAATAGATATGCGGATAGTTTAAGAGGTATGGGAGAATTCGACAAAGCATTAGAATGTTTTAATAGAATTCTTTCGGAAGGTGAAGACTATTTCGCACTTCTTGGAAAAGCTTCTTCTTTGAAAATGAAAGGCGCAAGAGACAAGGCAGAGGAAATTTATGTGGATCTTCATAAAAAGTTCCCGATGGATCCTCGCCCTGTTGTAGAACTTTCGGAACTTTATTCCGATTTGGGAAAAAGAGACGAGGCTCTCAAGTTATTAAACGACTTCCACAAAAAGCAGCCTTTAAACGAGGAAGTAAAACAAAAGCTGGATTCTTTCTCGGAATAA